A window from Gorilla gorilla gorilla isolate KB3781 chromosome 21, NHGRI_mGorGor1-v2.1_pri, whole genome shotgun sequence encodes these proteins:
- the PI3 gene encoding elafin: MRASSFLIVVVFLIAGTLVLEAAVTGVPVKGQDTVKGRVPFNGQDPVKGQVSVKGQDKVKAQEPIKGPVSTKPGSCPVILIRCAMLNPPNRCLKDTDCPGIKKCCEGSCGMACFVPQ, from the exons ATGAGGGCCAGCAGCTTCTTGATCGTGGTGGTGTTCCTCATCGCTGGGACGCTGGTTCTAGAGGCAGCTGTCACGGGAG TTCCTGTTAAAGGTCAAGACACTGTCAAAGGCCGTGTTCCATTCAATGGACAAGATCCCGTTAAAGGACAAGTTTCAGTTAAAGGTCAAGATAAAGTCAAAGCGCAAGAGCCAATCAAAGGTCCAGTCTCCACTAAGCCTGGCTCCTGCCCCGTTATCTTGATCCGGTGCGCCATGTTGAATCCCCCTAACCGCTGCTTGAAAGATACTGACTGCCCAGGAATCAAGAAGTGCTGTGAAGGCTCTTGCGGGATGGCCTGTTTCGTTCCCCAGTGA